The Ornithorhynchus anatinus isolate Pmale09 chromosome 11, mOrnAna1.pri.v4, whole genome shotgun sequence genomic interval CGGAGTCCCCAACAGGTCAGATCCGGTGTCACACTGATGGACAGAGCTCTCGGTGGGACAGACGGAGGACCCCAGCAGGTCAGGTCCGGCATCGCAGTGATGGATGGGGCTCTCGGTGGGACAGATGGGGGTCCCCAGCAGATCAGGTCCAGCATCGCACAGATGGACCGGGCTCTCTGTGGGGCAGGTGGGGGTCCCCAACAGGTCAGATTTGGCATCATGCTGAATGAGGGGGCTCTTGGTGGGACAGACAGGGGTCCCCAGCAGGTCAAGTCTGGTGTTGCACTGATGGACAGGGCTCTCAGTGGGGCAGATGGGGGTCCCTGACAGGTCAGGTCTGGTGTCGCACTGATGGGCTGGGTTCTCGGTGGGGCAGACAGAGCGGGCCACATCCCGCTCTTTCTCTCGGACAAGGCCACCCCAGGGTCCGGGCTCAAGGCCACCAGACTCTGGGACCGGGCAAGGGCGGGCCCCGGCAGCATCGGGGCCGGCCCAGAAGAGTGGGAGCTCCCGGCGGGCAACCGCCACGGCCAGGCTGGCGGCCAAGGTGGAGGAAACCAGGTAGAGGAGGGCTGGCTGCCCAGTCCGCGTCAGGGCCGTGGCCCCGAGGGTCAGCATCAGCCCCAGGCTGTAAGCCGCGGTGCAGGCTGTGAAGTAGACGCGGCCTGAATGCCACCTGGCGTCGAAGCGGCCGCAGTACGCCACCAGCAGGCCGGGCACCACGACATCCCCAAGGTCCAGAATGGAGAAAGGCCGGCGGCAGGGGGCCAGGGGCCAGCGGCCCAGCCGGGGCACCCTGAAGACCAGCGGCAGCTTCTCGCAGCCGGTGGAGCCGGCGGGGCCGGAGGTCAGCTCGGCCATGAGGCTCTGGCCGGCGCGGGTGAAGAGGGGTGTGCCAAAAACGAAGAAGACGTCGGAGGCGAACAGGGCAAGCAGCAGCGAGGCACAGGCCCGGAGCGAGGGTAGGCGCAGGCGGCCCAGCACCAACAGACAGTAGGCCGCGCCCAGGGCATCCTGCAGGGGCCAGGCCCAGGGCGGGTCATGGCGGCAGGCCAGCCACAGCCCGCTGGCCATGGCGCTCAGCCCAGCCAGGAGCAGCTGGGGTAGGCCGCGGCGGGCCAGCGGGGCCAGGCAGCCGTACAGCCCCGCGGCTGCCCCCAGGCAGAAGGCAGTGATCATGGCGTGCATCAGGCCGTCGTAGAAGTAGAGCAGCAGCAGGACAGAACAGGCCACCCCCGCCACCGCCCAGACTACCATCCACTCCTGCTCAGCCCGTGGGGTTACTCTGGCTTGCCCACCCCTGGACCGAACCTGCTCGTCCAGCCCGGCCCAGTAGCCGCCTGCCGCCACTGTGCCCACGGCCAGGGCAAAGATGACCACCAGACCGAGGTCCAGTGGAGGCTCGGGGGGCATGAAGAGGGCCACGCGCACGTCCTGCACTCTGGGGTGGCGGCTCAGGATGTCCAGCATATCGGCGTAGCGTAGGATGGCCACCGGGATGGAGACCCCGGCCCCCGGGATGGAAGCCGAGGGGGCCGGGCACCAGCCGTCGTCGTCACCGCCGCCGCTCCGGACGACAACGAGCAGCCCGTGGGCCCCAAGCCGTTGGGCCAGCTGGCCCGCAGACGATAGGCTCAAGTTGCCCCCCAGGACCAGGGCGGCGGCGCCGTGCAGGGGCCCAAGGGGTCCGGCAGAGGCGAGGCGGGGCAGCGGAGCCTGCCAGTGCTCTGAGGTCCAGTCATGGAGGGGCAGGAATGGGGCCTGGTGTGCATGGCGGGGCAGGCTGACCGCCTCCACGTTGAACAGAGCGCAGTAGTCCTTACTCCCAGAGCCCCCCGACACCCTGGGCACCACGCGGACCAGCCCGTACTGGCCGCCAGCCTCAGgggtcaggaggaagagaaggaggaggaggagtgggaggcccGACCGCCCCATTGTCTTGGGTCCGTCCTCTTAGGGGtctcctgggcctcagcttctcccccgccccactccccgtGTACACCCCACGGTCCCCCTCCCCAGTTAGAGCCCATCTATACCGTCATAGAACTGGGGCCCCGCCTATCATCACATCACaaagacacccctcccccccgggtgCCCCGCCCACCTCATCATCACTTCTGTGTGAGTTAACGTGTGTGTTGCCTGGGTAAGTTTGTGTCTGTGTGAGTAACCGTTTGTGTTTTCCTGTGTATGCCCCTTTAAATGAAACGGTAATTAACTTTTCATTCTAATAGGACATGAAAACATTTAGGCTGATCTATGAAAATTGTATTCTAATGATTGCTACAGCACGCATGGCCTCTTGCCTGCTTTTTCATCCTGCCTGGGCCCTTCGGGTAGTGAGTTTAAGCACCacaactgactgtgggcagagagggatCCAAAGCTCTCAGAAATCCCAATTTGGTGCCCCCCAGCACCCCAAAGTTCCCTACACCCCCTAGCTCCCCGAGCTCCAAGGGACTCTTCCCAGGCCTGGAGCCGGGGGAAAGAGTGCTGaggcccagggtcaccttgggaatgATGCAGAAGTACACGCTTCTGctactgtctctcctcccctctacaCAGTCCAGGGACCCCAGGACCCCtacgggggatggaggggaggtgcCCCCTTTCCTGTCCCCAGGACCCTCCAGCTTCTGGCAGATCGATCCCAGGCAGCTGCCTAGgtgtgaaagaaactgagggaGGGCCACTGCCCCTACTTGgtggagcagagagaagcagtatgatgtagtggatagaacataggcctgggagtcggaaagtcctggattctaattctggctctgccacttgtctgccgtgtgacttcacttccctgcgcctcagttacctcacctgtaaaatggagattgagactttgagccccatgtgggacagggattgtgttctactccatttgcttgtatccaccccagtgcttagtacagtgcctggcacatagtaagcacctaacaaataccatcattattattatgagtggccGAGGGAGGAGCACTGCCCCTGCCTGGGGAGAGCGCGGGAGGCTGAGGAAGAAGCCCTGTCCCTGGCTGGGGACAGTACAGGAGGCTGAGGGATGAGCACTGACCCTGCCCAGGTTGTGTGCAAAGTAACAACTTCCCAAGCCCAAACCCTTCATCTTGCTCCCCAGAACTGCCCTAGGCTGTGAGCACGGCAGGGAAAGCAAGCCACTGTGAGCCCGCTCACAGTCTGATTGCAATTCCCAGAAACCCTTGGGGTACATAGGCTGCTTTGTTCTCTGCTGCTGGAGAATTGGTGACTCAGTGGGGCCGGTGGCCTGGACCCCCTGGATACTCTGGCTCTCCCTCTGAGAGCCACCATTGACTCCTCAGCCCATGAATTTCCCAAGCCCCTCTGATGCTTCCTGCTGATCCTCCCTCTACggccttaatcaatcagtcaattaaaccatcaaatttattgagcacttactatgtgcagaacactatactaagagcttgggagagtacagtatcgcagagttgatagacacgttccctgactgtaacaagctgacattctagagagaaagacagatattgttaatataaataactaaatcatggttacgtgcataagtgctatgggtctgaggaaaggagagaaggtaaataaagggagcaaatcagggtgacacagaaaagagtgggaaaagaggaattgagggctcagtcagggaaggcctcttggaggagaagggccttcagtaaggctttggaggtgggtagagtaattgttggtcagataggaagaaggagggcgttccaggccacaggcgggacatgggcgagaggtcaacgatgagatagatgaaatcaaggaacagtgagtaggttaacatcagaggagtgaagtctgcaggctgggttgaagtaggagagtagggaggtgagattcaagggggcaaggtgattgagtgctttaaaactgatggtaaggagtttcagtttgatgtagaggtaaatgggcaacaactggaggttcttgaggagtgggaaaacgtgcACTGattgtctttgtagaaaaatgatgccagcagcagattgaagtatgaactggagtggggaatgataggaggcagggaggtcagcaaaggagactgttacagtaatcaaggtgggataggataagtgcttgtactaacatggtagtttagatggagaggaaaggatggattttagcgatgttgtgaaggttgaactgacaggatttagtgatagattgtagtgtgggttgaatgagggagaggagtcaaggatgatgataaggttatgggctttagagacaggaaggatggtaatgccgtctacagtgatgggaaacttggTGCGGgtgggggcagggtttgggtgggaaggtaaggagttctgttttggacatgttaagtttgaagtgacagtgagacatccaaacagagatgtcttgaagacaggaggaaatgtgagactgcagagagggggagagatcagggttggagatgtagatttgtatagaagtgatagttgaagctgtgggagcaaatgagttccccaagggattgaggtgaaaatggagaatagaaggggacccagaactgagccttgagggacacccacagttagggggtaagaGGTTGAGGGGGAACccatgaaagaggctgagaataagcaggcacagaggtggtaggagaactaggagaggacagtgtcagtaaagcagAGGCTGGATAaattttcaattattattattattactctgtccctctgcccctcttctgctgctctcctacCCCAGATGGCTCCCAACCCATCTTCTGCCCCTGGGTCATCAAACTGACTCAGACTGggtgggaaggagctgaggggagagggtagGGGGCACAGGAGGCTGGGGcagtggaggggcagggcagggagaggctcTGTTGGGTGTATCAGCGGCAGAGGGGCCTCGGACATGCTTGGGCACAGGTTGCTGAAACTTCATGGAGACCCAAGGTTGAGGTTGTGGGCCCAGGGAATACTGGGCATCTCGGGCCAACGGTACATGGCTCTAGGCTCTGTTCCTTGGCTCCCTCAGGCTATGGTCCTCAGAGTGCTGTGAGTCACCACCAGACTCTGAGTCACCAGGAGTCCAAAACTCGGCTCCGCTAGCCACAAGGCCCAGCTCTTTTGTTGCAAGTGTTGGTGCCTTGTCTGGTGCACAGTTTTTGTGAGTTTTATTAAGGAATGGGATTAAACTCATCTCCCtatgcctttcctcctcccaccaccatcCCTAGCACTCAGTCTGCGTGTTCAAGGCTGTCAGGACCCACAGCCCAGCCctacccatctccccttcccagtgGCATTGGGTGGAAACCTACCTACCTCTTTGCTGTGTGGCATCCCTTCTCATGATGCAGGGACTTGGGGGACCTGAGAAGAGGTCTGAGAGGTCTGGGTGGAAGACCTGGAGGGTGTTGGGGGGCAACCAggtaaggggggggggaaggggaggcttctGTTAGGTAAGCTCAGTCCCTTCTTGTTTGTCAGTGGTTGTGGGGGGGGGTATAGACTTTGGTAGGGGATTTTGGAAATCTGCAGTGGGGTCAGGGCTGTGGTGGAGGGGTCAGGGGCTTGCAGTGACTCTGTGCAGGGACCAAGCCTACTGATCAGTGCCTCCCTTGGCCCTGTCATCTGGCCCAGGGGCCACTGGGGCCTTCCCACCTcagtctcccctccccaaaccccgcgGTCAGCGACTGTGTACCAACAGATTCTGGCCTCGGTTTCAGCCCTCTCCCCAtcgaccccccaacccccacccgggACCCGATCTCACAAAGCCAGAGCTGTTGGactcagggggtggggggatgaggtgGACAGCAAAGGGGCCCTCAGGATCTCCCTAGCCCAGGCCCACAGAGGACGAAGAGGTAGCCGGCTGGGATGGCCACATGGCCACCAGGGGTCAGGGTAAAGTTGGTGATTTGCATTGGCCTGATTGTGTCCATGGGAAGGaaggaataatgatggcatttgttaagtgcttactatgtgcaaagcactgttctaagcgctggaatatgAGCACTGACCTGTCCTGCCCTGCTGCTTTCCAGCAGGGTGGTCCCTGCCCCGCCCTAATGCCCTCTGGGCATCCTCCAATTGCGATTCAGTCTGGTTGAGAAGACCTTGAGAAGATCGCGTTGGGCCGGAGGAGTCAAGGCAGCAGAtcccaggggcagaggggaggtgggtggggagtctTTCAGGTGGGTACCACCTGATGGGTCCAGAAGTATACATGATTGGCAGCTAATGCCGGGAGTGCTGGGGTTCTTACTGCCCCTTATCCCTTGCCTGCCTGGAGTCTTGAAGCCTGGATCTTGTCCTctccgggcctgggcctggggctgggggtggccgaTGGGATTTCGTGGGATAATCAAGGCAGCAAGTTGGTGCCTGGGATCCAGGAGTGGCTTGGAGGTGATGTCAGTGGGGCAGGAACTCAGGAAGAGAACTGTTACCTCTACACACAGCCTAATCTGGATGGGCTCAAGCCCTGGACTTGCCCACCTCCGAAGCTGTGGCCCACCAATTTCCTGGTGGGAAGAGGCGCTTGTAGACCTGCCTGGGATCCTCTTTGCAGGCTCCTGCTTCAA includes:
- the LOC114814997 gene encoding signal peptide peptidase-like 2B: MGRSGLPLLLLLLFLLTPEAGGQYGLVRVVPRVSGGSGSKDYCALFNVEAVSLPRHAHQAPFLPLHDWTSEHWQAPLPRLASAGPLGPLHGAAALVLGGNLSLSSAGQLAQRLGAHGLLVVVRSGGGDDDGWCPAPSASIPGAGVSIPVAILRYADMLDILSRHPRVQDVRVALFMPPEPPLDLGLVVIFALAVGTVAAGGYWAGLDEQVRSRGGQARVTPRAEQEWMVVWAVAGVACSVLLLLYFYDGLMHAMITAFCLGAAAGLYGCLAPLARRGLPQLLLAGLSAMASGLWLACRHDPPWAWPLQDALGAAYCLLVLGRLRLPSLRACASLLLALFASDVFFVFGTPLFTRAGQSLMAELTSGPAGSTGCEKLPLVFRVPRLGRWPLAPCRRPFSILDLGDVVVPGLLVAYCGRFDARWHSGRVYFTACTAAYSLGLMLTLGATALTRTGQPALLYLVSSTLAASLAVAVARRELPLFWAGPDAAGARPCPVPESGGLEPGPWGGLVREKERDVARSVCPTENPAHQCDTRPDLSGTPICPTESPVHQCNTRLDLLGTPVCPTKSPLIQHDAKSDLLGTPTCPTESPVHLCDAGPDLLGTPICPTESPIHHCDAGPDLLGSSVCPTESSVHQCDTGSDLLGTPAATRPHPEPLQPSTRALPGFHNNAPAVSRAQDRPNLRATPAQRRLLRAKRSHSAQAAL